A window from Pichia kudriavzevii chromosome 5, complete sequence encodes these proteins:
- a CDS encoding uncharacterized protein (PKUD0E02730; similar to Saccharomyces cerevisiae YLR309C (IMH1); ancestral locus Anc_4.46) produces MFSKISQIGKTFADEINRINDEVNNANSGEQVQIADPSIAKKILNTKTPEISNLTNPDDMERESTAESTGSDSEMKERLPLGEQSVSKIEELIPGTAVPAASLPPEIRSKMNKFLKYEKKYPELYNAYKLEKKKTALVKAFENMLKEQTPCSSIGELNSVRDYLNGLTSKNQMLNDELSKLTKDKKVADEEISALKKSMKELQKALTTRKSQEAEELENLRKENKTLKNERLNKHKELTEYEQLAKENKKLENELNVMKAKIADHETERQELENIMQEKDSLAAKLEEKCMENGEIIQNTRLLENNLEKSKEEFNKVKIEKEKTRVALEEKINDLEKSLESNKKLNDMFRQKIDVLNKKSVGDNKDGPVNVKANGGLINGKKGGKKKSKKQNSGAAACDSILAQSSSSSDVEVVELKHKVEEVEAKLSEEQAKSGELENRLKEKVIEIEDLNDMLRNVADSLVEAEKKNKEVADHQKKVEELELKLETKKSELEMLRIQNANALEDYEKTKKSLSQKAEEYYNEYIKLESELSLKKEDISTMKHTIEDQESKICTLELSLNEAKANEEKLEAKNKKLREEVSSLKSEIEKMEQDGILHSSLKSDFEKAKLELSKKEKLLLEAENKIKFIQEEKSKINDSIIELKVQNKELKQQKLKFEDTRSGLCSENEKFKNELNESTLRINKLSLENTKLVKLYEELNDKYEEAKNFKSNSSSQVESLRKRVDELSMQNNEYENRIDMIQEELTQSRNMLQERNHEMGTLRKMLMENEESQAHEIKQLKSKYDRLLEEKEHGDSEYMVLLKNKQREIDELKRSLEKMNLRVEEVELHKNSLMLEIEKLHKTNELPSKTSTSKASSLADIHPADTEEYNSKVINTLRVSLKRAEKRLKEIEDINSKLRVSNQESSEKLIRLNKKYKLLSQQYKRRLSDASASNSRKNSSINLDEGEADVLQHEPKELSDTQSEQTDVKEKVTYIKNVLFGFLEHKEQRKMLLPVIKMLLYMSDDDTKRLTELLE; encoded by the coding sequence ATGTTCTCTAAGATTTCGCAAATTGGCAAAACTTTTGCCGATGAAATCAATAGGATCAACGATGAAGTTAACAATGCTAATTCAGGAGAACAAGTACAAATAGCGGATCCTTCAATTGCTAAGAAGATTTTAAACACAAAAACTCCGGAAATTTCTAATTTGACTAACCCAGACGATATGGAACGAGAATCTACGGCGGAATCAACCGGCTCGGACAGTGAGATGAAAGAAAGACTACCACTGGGAGAGCAATCAGTTTCgaagattgaagaattgattCCAGGAACAGCAGTACCGGCAGCATCTCTTCCACCAGAGATCCGTTCcaaaatgaataaatttCTGAAGTACGAAAAAAAGTATCCGGAGTTATATAACGCATATAAattagaaaagaaaaagacaGCTTTAGTAAAGgcatttgaaaatatgttGAAAGAGCAAACCCCGTGTTCAAGCATTGGAGAATTAAATAGTGTCAGGGATTACCTCAATGGTTTGACATCCAAAAACCAAATGCTTAATGACGAACTTTCCAAACTCACCAAGGATAAAAAGGTGGCggatgaagaaattagTGCACTGAAAAAGAGCATGaaagaattacaaaaagCGTTAACCACCAGAAAAAGTCAAGAGGCTGAGGAGCTGGAGAACCTCCggaaagaaaataaaactttgaaaaatgaaagattGAACAAACACAAAGAGCTAACAGAATATGAGCAACTGGCcaaggaaaataaaaagctGGAAAATGAATTAAATGTAATGAAAGCAAAAATAGCAGACCATGAAACGGAGAGGCAAGAACTAGAGAATATTATGCAAGAAAAAGACAGCTTAGCTGCCaaattagaagaaaaatgtaTGGAAAATGGGGAGATCATCCAAAATACAAGGTTGTTGGAGAACAATttagaaaaatcaaaagaggAGTTCAATAAAGTTAAAATCGAGAAAGAGAAGACGAGAGTTGcattagaagaaaaaatcaatgatttggaGAAGTCGCTCgaatcaaacaagaaattgaatgaTATGTTTAGACAAAAAATAGATGTTTTAAATAAGAAATCAGTTGGAGATAACAAGGATGGCCCAGTGAACGTTAAAGCGAATGGTGGATTAATAAATGGTAAGAAAGGtggtaaaaagaaaagcaagAAGCAAAATAGCGGGGCCGCAGCATGCGACTCAATATTAGCACAATCTAGTAGCTCATCGGATGTAGAAGTGGTCGAACTGAAACATAAAGtcgaagaagttgaagctAAACTGAGTGAAGAGCAGGCAAAATCAGGTGAGCTTGAAAACAGACTAAAAGAGAAGGTTATtgagattgaagatttgaacGATATGTTGAGAAACGTCGCAGATTCTTTAGTGGAGGccgaaaagaagaacaaggaGGTTGCTGATCACCAGAAGAAAGTAGAAGAGCTAGAGTTAAAATTGGAAACTAAGAAGAGTGAGCTCGAAATGTTAAGAATTCAAAACGCAAATGCTTTGGAAGATTATGAAAAAACTAAGAAATCATTGTCACAGAAGGCAGAGGAATACTACAATGAGTATATCAAACTGGAGTCTGAATTGTCACTGAAAAAAGAGGACATTAGTACAATGAAACATACTATTGAAGATCAAGAATCTAAAATATGTACATTAGAGCTATCTCTAAATGAAGCAAAAGCGAATGAGGAAAAGTTGGAAgctaaaaataaaaagctAAGAGAAGAAGTCAGTAGCTTGAAGTCAGAGATAGAGAAGATGGAACAGGACGGTATATTGCATTCATCACTCAAGagtgattttgaaaaagcgAAGTTGGAGTTAtccaagaaagaaaaactgTTACTTGAagctgaaaataaaataaaatttatTCAAGAGGAAAAATCCAAGATAAATGACTCTATAATCGAGCTAAAAGTCCAAAATAAAGAGCTTAAACAgcaaaaattgaagtttGAAGATACGAGGAGTGGTCTGTGTTCggaaaatgagaaattcaagaaTGAACTTAATGAAAGCACTTTGCGTATCAACAAGTTATCTCTGGAGAACACCAAGTTAGTTAAACTATATGAAGAGCTCAACGATAAGTatgaagaagcaaaaaattttaaGTCCAACTCTTCATCCCAAGTTGAGTCATTGAGGAAACGGGTTGACGAACTTTCAATGCAGAACAATGAGTATGAGAATAGAATCGATATGATTCAAGAGGAGCTTACCCAGTCTAGAAATATGTtacaagagagaaatcATGAAATGGGAACCTTACGTAAGATGCTGATGGAAAACGAGGAAAGCCAAGCACACGAAATTAAACAGCTGAAGTCTAAATATGATAGATTGCTAGAGGAGAAAGAACACGGAGACAGCGAGTATATGGTTCTTTTAAAGAATAAGCAACGTGAAATTGACGAGTTAAAAAGATCTTTAGAAAAGATGAATTTaagagttgaagaagttgagcTTCACAAAAATTCATTAATGCTGGAAATCGAAAAACTTCATAAAACGAATGAATTACCGAGCAAAACTTCTACTAGTAAAGCAAGTTCCCTTGCTGATATACATCCCGCTGATACTGAGGAGTATAATTCTAAAGTGATCAATACATTACGAGTTTCTCTAAAACGAGCAGAGAAAAGGCTGAAAGAGATTGAAGAtataaattccaaattgCGAGTGTCGAATCAAGAATCATCTGAAAAGCTAATTCGTCTTAACAAAAAGTACAAATTATTGTCCCAACAATATAAAAGAAGGCTTTCTGACGCAAGCGCTTCTAATAGCAGAAAGAATAGTTCGATAAACCTGGATGAGGGCGAGGCAGATGTACTTCAACATGAGCCAAAAGAACTCTCGGATACTCAGTCAGAGCAAACGGATGTTAAGGAAAAGGTAACTTATATTAAAAACgttttatttggttttcttgAGCATAAagagcaaagaaaaatgcTATTACCTGTAATAAAGATGCTTTTGTACATGTCCGATGACGACACAAAGAGATTAACTGAATTGTTAGAATAG
- a CDS encoding uncharacterized protein (PKUD0E02710; similar to Saccharomyces cerevisiae YPL117C (IDI1); ancestral locus Anc_8.610), producing the protein MSLSAYHKLIKGLSAEELLKQFPEVIPLEQASGLSSSVTDLKSEDADVFSGHDEEQIKLMAENCIVLDYNDVPIGSGTKKLCHIMENIKKGLLHRAFSVFLFNSENKLLLQQRATEKITFADMWTNTCCSHPLCVESELGADQGDITDLESSVHGAKVAAQRKLFHELGIEAVDIPLEDFKFLTRIHYMSPSNGPWGEHEIDYILVIKADAKFNPNLNEVKDVKYVSQVELKEMFANPNLVFTPWFKLICESYLFKWWDDLDNLKENMSDNIDRML; encoded by the coding sequence ATGAGTTTGTCAGCCTACCATAAACTTATCAAAGGCCTCAGTGCAGAGGAGcttttgaaacaatttCCTGAAGTTATTCCATTAGAACAAGCATCCGGTCTATCATCAAGTGTAACTGATCTAAAAAGCGAGGATGCAGATGTGTTTAGCGGTCATGATGAGGAACAAATCAAACTGATGGCTGAAAACTGTATTGTTCTAGACTACAATGATGTTCCAATTGGTTCAGGAACTAAGAAACTTTGTCACATTatggaaaatatcaaaaagGGTCTTTTGCACCGTGCATTTAGTGTCTTTTTATTCAACTCAGAAAACAAGTTGTTATTACAGCAAAGAGCAACTGAAAAAATAACGTTCGCAGATATGTGGACTAATACCTGTTGCTCACATCCTCTCTGTGTTGAATCTGAGTTGGGTGCAGATCAAGGTGATATCACTGACCTAGAGTCTTCTGTCCATGGTGCTAAGGTCGCTGCACAAAGAAAGCTATTCCATGAGTTGGGAATTGAAGCAGTTGATATTCCATTAGAGGACTTTAAGTTTTTAACAAGAATCCACTATATGTCCCCAAGTAACGGTCCTTGGGGAGAACATGAGATTGATTACATTCTAGTTATAAAGGCGGATGCAAAATTTAATCCGAATTTGAACGAAGTTAAAGATGTCAAGTATGTCTCACAAGTTGAACTGAAGGAGATGTTTGCAAATCCTAACCTTGTTTTCACACCATGGTTCAAATTAATTTGCGAATCTTACTTATTCAAATGGTGGGATGATCTTGATAAtctcaaagaaaacatgtCTGATAATATTGATCGTATGCTCTAA
- a CDS encoding uncharacterized protein (PKUD0E02720), which produces MIFAIFSTAVAILFSYIVLQHYAENASKLDKGDNNKLNILAPGIVPVNNEFRWENQKPFPYKPFKKGSYKMTLAIRKLDPNDMFCIEDTYLDRVNLRKKIFQNEKLYGFHESAIESLKEAYTYIFLFLMRRYPMYFVLSTDSTTIDNKITGESFPLDPTNLKPNQIMYNIVSNIEEDILILIKNPETSEMDEYVLRAAISLFPAGFNPLEKMNNPLTKIHEPVPGYVNKLQLSMNKFFSRLNTHEYIVRNNWSIQTHCNLCAPSGSHATEEEATVIHPFYPEELDYNKVFFRVEKQCFTRLAKTGSNLMVIRTYVTSLMELRDSLNDEEKETLCSAIDGLTGELAIYKRRIQWGDAAKAFIRGESNGINTTAKKYLFVS; this is translated from the coding sequence ATGATCTTTGCAATCTTTTCAACAGCAGTGgcaattttgttttcatacATCGTATTACAGCATTATGCTGAAAATGCCAGTAAGTTAGATAAAGGGGATAACAATAAGCTAAATATTCTGGCTCCAGGTATAGTTCCTGTTAACAACGAATTTAGGTGGGAGAATCAGAAACCTTTTCCTTACAAGCCTTTCAAAAAAGGTTCATATAAAATGACATTGGCAATCAGAAAGCTGGATCCTAATGACATGTTCTGCATTGAAGACACCTATCTTGATAGAGTAAACCTAAGGAAAAAGATCTTTcagaatgaaaaattatacGGATTCCATGAAAGTGCTATTGAATCTTTAAAGGAAGCATATACCTatatctttctttttttgatgaGACGGTACCCAAtgtattttgttttatctACAGACAGCACTACTATAGATAATAAAATTACTGGGGAATCATTCCCTTTGGATCCTACAAATTTAAAGCCTAACCAGATTATGTATAATATTGTCTCCAATATCGAGGAAGACATACTTATTTTAATTAAAAATCCAGAAACTAGTGAGATGGACGAATACGTTTTAAGGGCGGCTATCTCATTATTTCCGGCGGGATTCAATCCATTagagaaaatgaataatCCATTAACAAAAATCCATGAGCCTGTTCCAGGTTATGTCAATAAGCTCCAACTTTCAATGAATAAGTTTTTCTCCCGTTTAAACACACATGAATACATTGTACGGAACAACTGGAGTATCCAGACCCATTGCAATCTTTGCGCACCAAGTGGATCGCATGCAACCGAAGAGGAAGCCACCGTCATCCACCCTTTTTATCCAGAAGAGTTGGATTACAACAAAGTATTTTTTAGAGTTGAGAAGCAATGTTTCACTCGTTTAGCAAAAACTGGGTCTAACTTAATGGTGATAAGAACTTATGTTACATCGCTGATGGAATTGAGAGATTCATTGaacgatgaagaaaaggaaacttTATGTAGTGCTATTGATGGTCTTACTGGAGAGTTAGCAAtttacaaaagaagaatacaGTGGGGTGATGCTGCCAAGGCTTTTATAAGAGGAGAAAGCAATGGAATAAACACAACTGCAAAAAAGTATCTCTTTGTTAGCTGA
- a CDS encoding uncharacterized protein (PKUD0E02740; similar to Saccharomyces cerevisiae YHR011W (DIA4); ancestral locus Anc_5.598) — translation MECCSNICLTINFLLRKHILCKEFHTCSLFFFLPPCVTICSKKRLMRIGNMFFYSHFLYDGKQRTRRLNPAQVMLRRTYSTLAADSAANLRTTNTLRKAQLDLKNAYNNFDEYKLICQRRNVSFPLDDSFKADYERLQKVNETILNFKHESKNLQKALKDLKIQEKKNNIDNSMEQEKILDKLSKYKPIVSEKSKIWTELEDKLFIQVASLPNLIHPSVKEQQRLLEYINPTGEIIQSKTDDFQVQSNPKLDHKNIMERFGLVDFSQATKISGRGWYYLIGDGALLEQALIQYALKSARKAGFKMALPPSIVKTEVTKACGFMPRDTNNETQVYELKNDDLCLTGTAEIPLAALNANKEFSHTELPLNVVGLSRSYRAEAGAAGRDTRGLYRVHEFTKVELFSWTSPDETLSMGQFDSIVEFQKEFIKSLGLTARVLVMPHDDLGAPAYKKIDIEVLMPGRGAWGEVSSTSNCLDFQSRRLITKVRDPSDKKLKFVHTLNGTACAVPRVVLSIIENFYDPEKDVIVVPEVLRPFMDDKSEIRPQ, via the coding sequence ATGGAATGCTGCTCTAATATATGTCTTACTATCAATTTTCTCTTAAGAAAGCATATCTTGTGCAAAGAATTCCACACTTgctctttgtttttcttcctgCCTCCGTGTGTTACGATATGCTCCAAAAAAAGATTGATGCGAATTGGCAACATGTTTTTCTATTCCCACTTTCTTTACGATGGTAAACAGAGAACCAGAAGATTAAATCCTGCTCAAGTTATGCTTAGGAGAACATATTCGACATTGGCAGCAGACTCTGCGGCAAATTTGAGAACTACAAATACCTTAAGAAAGGCACAGCTAGACCTAAAGAATGCTTACAACAATTTTGACGAATATAAATTGATTTGCCAAAGGAGAAATGTTTCATTCCCCTTAGAtgattctttcaaagcTGATTATGAAAGGTTACAGAAAGTTAATGAGACCATCCTGAATTTTAAACATGAATCAAAGAACTTGCAGAAAGCCTTGAAAGATCTGAAAATAcaggagaagaagaacaacatAGACAATTCAATGGAGCAAGAGAAGATACTCGATAAGCTTTCGAAATACAAACCCATAGTGAGTGAAAAATCTAAGATATGGACTGAATTAGAAGACAAACTTTTCATTCAAGTAGCAAGCTTACCTAACTTGATTCATCCCTCTGTGAAAGAACAACAGCGTCTCTTAGAATATATCAACCCCACCGGAGAAATAATCCAAAGTAAGACTGATGATTTCCAAGTGCAAAGTAATCCAAAATTGGACCATAAGAACATTATGGAACGCTTTGGTTTAGTTGATTTCTCCCAAGCGACTAAAATTTCAGGCCGTGGTTGGTATTATTTAATAGGAGATGGTGCATTACTTGAACAGGCGTTGATTCAATATGCACTTAAAAGTGCCCGAAAAGCGGGTTTTAAAATGGCATTACCGCCCTCTATCGTCAAAACTGAAGTAACCAAAGCATGCGGTTTTATGCCTCGTGATACAAACAATGAGACACAAGTTTACGAACTCAAAAATGACGATTTATGCTTAACGGGGACTGCAGAGATACCTTTAGCTGCTTTGAATGCGAATAAAGAGTTCAGTCATACAGAATTACCACTCAATGTGGTAGGTCTCTCTCGTAGTTATCGTGCAGAAGCAGGTGCAGCAGGTAGGGACACCAGGGGGCTATATAGGGTTCATGAATTCACCAAGGTTGAACTGTTCTCTTGGACTAGTCCAGATGAAACACTGAGTATGGGACAATTTGATTCCATTGTAGAATTCCAAAAGGAGTTTATCAAAAGCCTGGGCCTGACTGCTCGTGTGTTGGTGATGCCACACGACGACTTAGGTGCCCCAGCGTACAAGAAAATTGATATTGAGGTTTTAATGCCAGGTAGAGGGGCTTGGGGTGAAGTTTCTTCTACCTCGAATTGTCttgattttcaatctcGGAGACTGATCACCAAAGTAAGAGATCCTTCTGATAAAAAACTAAAGTTTGTCCACACCTTAAATGGAACCGCATGTGCAGTTCCAAGGGTCGTTCTATCtatcattgaaaacttttatGATCCGGAGAAAGATGTCATCGTCGTTCCGGAAGTATTACGCCCATTTATGGATGATAAAAGTGAAATCAGACCGCAATAG
- a CDS encoding uncharacterized protein (PKUD0E02750; similar to Saccharomyces cerevisiae YIL154C (IMP2'); ancestral locus Anc_5.710): MSLEGAIGEEKKLMSQLRGRQTKAESVSRSRSVSANPKVSRATTRSNSAAHSIAEETPYPTSITFQDPSLRLLTEPVKEEDVNVSSEERLTDEEEELAFQDEGRTLPNFAVPEESDTNRTDEIALMNERQMMKKAESAKVADSILASERAISNAKAIGRHVPHQIMDTLEEKAKKAGTEIHVDPEEFYQEKTERKSKLEEYAVYKKRLIQSGSTTNTGFIAPYTRDEENKIDTELAKMLNEKTKLSEVESDATHQRAIRTITRGNYFETLVSNDIKHPKSFMLCMDFSEESKYALEWCVGTVLVDSCVLYILNVLEDDDYSSMHLNGIPSSGKESHTQHSTGASRERTRVNNVNEITKMVVDQLKRTKLQVHVVIESCHHPIPRHFIVGIIKHISPTLVVVGSKGSSAIKGVLMGSLSNHLVRKSPAPVMVVRNRLKKMTKKTKFTNNITSLRGLADAKID; the protein is encoded by the coding sequence ATGTCTCTAGAAGGCGCAATAGgtgaagagaaaaaactaATGTCTCAGTTGAGAGGCCGCCAAACGAAGGCTGAAAGTGTCAGCCGTAGTAGAAGTGTCTCGGCAAATCCTAAAGTGAGCAGAGCTACGACAAGATCTAATAGTGCAGCACATTCTATAGCTGAAGAAACGCCTTATCCAACATCAATTACATTTCAGGATCCTTCCCTAAGGCTGCTGACGGAACCAGTTAAAGAAGAGGACGTAAATGTTAGTTCAGAAGAAAGATTGACtgatgaggaggaagaaTTGGCATTTCAGGACGAAGGTAGAACGTTACCAAACTTTGCCGTTCCAGAGGAATCTGATACAAACCGAACTGATGAAATTGCTCTGATGAATGAAAGgcagatgatgaaaaaggCAGAGTCTGCAAAGGTGGCAGATTCCATACTAGCTTCGGAAAGAGCAATCAGCAATGCCAAAGCAATCGGTAGACATGTCCCACATCAGATAATGGATactcttgaagaaaaagctAAGAAGGCTGGCACTGAAATCCACGTTGATCCTGAAGAGTTTTACCAGGAAAAAACAGAGCGTAAAAGTAAACTTGAGGAATATGCCGTCTACAAGAAGAGACTCATACAATCAGGAAGCACAACCAATACCGGGTTTATAGCCCCATACACTCGAGATGAAGAGAATAAAATAGATACAGAACTTGCGAAGATGTTGAACGAGAAAACCAAGCTATCAGAAGTTGAGTCTGATGCCACACATCAACGAGCTATAAGAACAATAACAAGGGGTaattattttgaaacacTAGTTAGCAACGACATCAAACATCCTAAAAGCTTCATGTTATGTATGGATTTCTCAGAGGAGAGTAAATATGCACTTGAATGGTGTGTTGGCACAGTTTTAGTTGACTCTTGTGTGCTGTATATATTGAACGTccttgaagatgatgattatTCGTCTATGCATCTTAATGGTATTCCATCCTCTGGAAAAGAAAGTCATACCCAACATTCGACTGGAGCTAGTAGGGAACGCACAAGAGTAAATAACGTTAACGAAATCACGAAAATGGTTGTTGACCAACTGAAACGTACAAAACTCCAGGTTCATGTTGTTATCGAGTCTTGTCACCACCCTATACCGAGACACTTTATTGTTGGCATAATAAAGCATATTTCTCCAACACTAGTGGTTGTTGGCTCGAAAGGGTCTTCTGCAATCAAAGGTGTTTTGATGGGGTCCTTATCCAACCATTTGGTGAGAAAATCGCCTGCTCCGGTGATGGTGGTCAGAAACAGATTAAAGAAGATGACTAAGAAGACCAAGTTCACGAATAATATCACTTCACTAAGAGGGTTGGCGGACGCTAAGATTGATTAa
- a CDS encoding uncharacterized protein (PKUD0E02700; similar to Saccharomyces cerevisiae YJL046W (AIM22); ancestral locus Anc_1.347) gives MLGTSQKRLCTYIFSLNICRCYSIPPGFTLVPSSVKIQGTKDKFNLKPKDIADTLQNDPNLADFYEGSFEANGHSTEQPFDPFDLSDIPIDHEPAELKGEELLPQLPRDSLNQYQTMPTEQFIKFMNKKSLSSDNDPLISDNFLSDMVNKKFDKENHVVPNNRDNYFKDTTSCDEPWKRSEMAEFVGNDDVAILNRQPKLKQLSDIINTELPLVIISKLTDPRLNLSLEKYIYDYLPDPREPVNRFAKRLLLYKNSSCIVVGKNQNIFREVNMRLASTYSIPILRRFSGGGTVVHDLGNMNFSFMSSKDEFSRTAFTNELVKKWNSNKYTEFQLDINEKGDMVRKSDMKKVSGSAFQISKGRSLHHGTMLLNSDLKVLSKLLKIDPVRKANITDRATSSIPSPVTNTNIPPEVFIDVSVNSFLEKFGLPTNLESKINKHDFDNLKVLKTGNLEVQVLKINDLLDLPSEIWDTYKQLKSWDWIFGKTPRFQIVMSLDNNTLSLKFDVDKGRIISMEYDSKFENDNRLAELTTALSSKHTPVYFSIFSISKYIKDNQLLEEISWNIDQKVNLQNIGIKGLN, from the coding sequence GTTCCCTCTTCGGTAAAGATCCAAGGAACAAAggataaattcaatttgaaaCCAAAGGATATTGCTGATACATTACAAAATGATCCTAATTTGGCAGACTTTTATGAAGGGTCCTTTGAAGCCAACGGTCATTCGACTGAGCAACCCTTTGACCCTTTTGATTTGTCAGACATTCCAATTGATCATGAGCCAGCTGAGTTGAAAGGCGAAGAACTCTTACCTCAATTGCCGAGAGATAGCTTAAATCAATACCAAACAATGCCTACTGAGCAATTCATTAAATTTATGAACAAAAAGTCTTTGTCAAGTGACAATGACCCGTTGATTTCTGATAACTTTCTTTCCGATATGGTCAATAAGAAATTCGATAAGGAGAATCATGTAGTTCCAAACAATAGAGACAATTACTTTAAAGACACAACTTCCTGTGACGAGCCATGGAAAAGGTCTGAAATGGCTGAGTTTGTGGgaaatgatgatgttgcTATTTTAAACCGCCAGCCTAAGCTCAAACAATTGTCGGATATTATCAATACGGAGTTGCCCCTGGTGATAATATCAAAGCTGACAGACCCAAGGTTGAATTTAAGtttagaaaaatatatttatgATTATCTTCCAGACCCTAGAGAACCTGTAAATAGATTTGCTAAGAGGTTGCTACTTTATAAAAATTCAAGTTGTATTGTTGTTgggaaaaatcaaaatattttcagAGAAGTGAATATGAGACTTGCCTCCACCTATTCCATACCTATTTTAAGAAGATTCTCAGGTGGTGGTACGGTAGTTCATGATTTAGGtaacatgaatttttcctttatgTCATCAAAGGACGAATTCTCGCGTACTGCTTTCACGAATGAACTTGTTAAAAAATGGAACAGCAACAAATATACAGAATTCCAACTTGATATAAACGAGAAAGGTGACATGGTTCGTAAATCAGATATGAAAAAGGTCAGTGGTTCTGCTTTCCAAATATCAAAGGGCAGATCATTACATCATGGTACAATGCTACTGAACTCAGATTTGAAGGTTTTAAGTAAATTATTAAAAATTGATCCAGTAAGAAAGGCAAATATTACTGACCGTGCAACGTCTTCTATCCCAAGTCCTGTTACTAATACTAATATCCCACCCGAAGTCTTCATTGATGTATCTGTTAATTCCTTTCTGGAGAAGTTTGGATTGCCCACTAACTTGGAAtctaaaatcaataaacatGATTTTGATAACTTAAAAGTTCTCAAAACTGGCAACTTAGAGGTTCAGgtcttgaaaataaatgaTTTACTAGATCTACCATCTGAAATTTGGGATACGTATAAACAATTAAAATCTTGGGACTGGATTTTTGGTAAGACACCAAGATTTCAAATAGTGATGTCTTTGGACAATAATACCTTGTCTCTGAagtttgatgttgataagGGTAGGATTATCTCTATGGAATATGActccaaatttgaaaatgataatcGATTAGCTGAGCTAACCACTGCTCTATCATCCAAGCATACAcctgtttatttttcaattttcagCATTAGCAAGTATATTAAAGATAATCAATTGCTGGAAGAAATCTCTTGGAATATTGACCAAAAGGTTAATTTGCAAAACATTGGGATTAAAGGACTGAACTAG